The Cucurbita pepo subsp. pepo cultivar mu-cu-16 chromosome LG05, ASM280686v2, whole genome shotgun sequence nucleotide sequence AAACAATTAATTGAATTCTTAGGCCCAAACcgataattaaatttatgcgGTTATTTGAAACCCTAACCATCCAAAAACCTGGCGGCAATTCCCTTATAAGGTGTTTTAAAAGCTTCTGGCTTCCTTCTCTCTGTTTGCTTTGCGCCATAGTTCACTTCCTCTTCAACATATTCCTAAAGCCCTACTCTGGTTCTTCCCGCTCTGTCAATGGAGTTCTGGGGTATGTGATCctggtttttgttcttgttggcTTAAGCTAAGAAGTTTCAATGTGTTTAAACAGCTATGAGTTATTCACTTCTGCATTTTGTTTCGTACTCATAATTCTTTCTCCTGCATTTATCCTGTCATCGTCTATGTAGTATATAAGAGTTTTAGAAAGTTATTGAATTACTCGTTTGAAGCTTCTTCATCCTGTTTTCTTGTTTGCCCTGGAGGTTTAAAGGGTTGGGTACATATACTATTGTATccatttgaattttggaaCTTTCAGATGAACAACTTATCGTAATGTATGAAGCAGATGCATAAACTGATGTTTTATGGATGTCTCAGTGTGATAATGTCGTCTcgtaatattttaattgacaAATACTTGTGAATTCTTGAAAGTTCATGATGGATTTGTGTTCTTAGGTGTTGAGGTTAAGCCTGGTCAGGCACTCTCTGTGAAGCCTGGAGATCAGAAATATCTGCATCTATCACAGGtactgttgttgctgctgtagttgttgactttattttagaatttttgcCCAGTTGAGCCCTTTGGCCTCTTTGTTTGATATCAATCCCCCATTATAGTTAACTTGATGAAATCTTTTTATGCAGGCTACTCTTGGTGAATTAAAGAAGGACAAATCGAAGGAATCCGTGActatttttttgaagattgATGAACAGAAGCTTGTTCTGGGAATTCTCTCTGCAGAGAAGTTCCCTCAGCTATCATTTGATCTCGTGTTCGAGAAGGAATTTGAGCTCTCACACAACGGGAAGAGTGGAAGTATTTACTGTATGGGATACCAGGCTTCTGCAGAAGACCAAGAACAATATCCTTTCTTACCAGCTTGAGCGATTTTGTTTCCCCTTGTAACAATGATACTGAGTTGTTTCATTTTATGGTTGTTGTAATTGAAGTCAGAAGCCACAtttcttatttgattttaagatTGTGCTATCATAGCCTATGAGTTTGGTTTCAAGGGAATTATAGCTATCTTGGAAGTCAGTTATGCTATTTAATATGATGACATTTGTTTTTACAcctctattttcatttatttctagTATCCGTTTCTTCCTTAACTCTTATATCTTGTCTTCTCTTTTCCACTGAAGAGTATTCTGGTAAGTTTTTAAGCATTCACACGNTCTTGTCTTCTCTTTTCCACTGAAGAGTATTCTGGTAAGTTTCTAAGCATTCACATGTCTAGTACCCAGACAGATCCTTTCTGTTTCTGATTATGAAACTGATTAGCTGAGTGTGTGTTTTCTCATTTCAGATTCTGATTTTGGCTCAGAGGACGAGGAACTTGCTCTGCAACATGTGCCGAATGGTAATTGCATTCGGTCGTGTAAATATAATAGGAGCTTGGTTACTAGAAATATTCTTGGCACTGCCTCCTTATCTCGTGATGATCTACTTTCAGGAAAACCTAGCCAGAAGGAGGAGAAATCTATTGTGGGAAAACATAGTTCTTTGAAGCCCGAAACTTCAAAGAAGACACATTCTAAGTCTCTTGAACCAAGCAAGGAGGACGAGGATGACGATTCTGAAGATGACGATGAATCTGATGATGAGGATTCAAGTGATGAGTCTGATGAGGTAATTGAAATCAAAGTCTTTTGCATCTATTATATTCTGGGAGAAATGATCGAAAAAGACGTTTTTGTTTCCTTGCCTGAAGAGCATGACACAGGTACCTTGCAATAAGAAGGGAGTTGAAATTGTCATTATTTTAGTATTCTTAATAAAAGACTTTTTTCATatgtaaatattttagttacaTTTTCCTACTGTGTGCTCCCCAATAACAAATCCCTCACCTTTGTTTTGTCTTGTGCCTAAGTTCTTGAGGGTTATCGTATTTCTTGTCTATCTCGTTAATATCAGTCATGCATATGAAATTGGGATCACTAAGTATACATGATTCAATAATGACTCTTGGTATTAATTTGGTTCTTACTGTGAGTGTTTTCAATATTGGATTGTAGTAATGACACCTTTGGTTCGCTTCTATAGTTATTATTATGGAAGTCATCAGGATAGGCCTCTTCATGTGCTTTCAAAACACTGCATCAAGGAAATGATATGCAACCTAaacatatttgttctttatgatTCACGCAACAAGCTTTCACCATTTGtggttttggaattttatCTATTCAATTAGTTAATCTTGTCATGGCGACCTTTTGAGGTTTTtgattgttcttcaattttgatttgggCATTGTCCCAGCTATAACCCCGAACCCTTTTTGTTTAGTTGCTTAGTATTCATTAGATAATGAAATTATGTTGATAAATTGCAGGAAATGCTCGGATCTGACAGTGACtctgatgatgaagatgatgatattGAGAGTGAGGAGGAGACACCAAAGAAAAAGGTGTATTTTTACTCCTCGTGTAACTTCTATATTGAAACATCTAATGGATCTCATTTATAGTTTTCTTTTAGCATCATTTTTATCAGCNTGTATTTTTACTCCTCGTGTAACTTCTATATTGAAACATCTAGTGAAGCTCATTTATAGTTTTCTTTTAGCATCATTTTTATCATCTCGTGTGCTCTTGTAGGTCGAATCGAACAAGAAGAGGTCGAATGACTCTGCCTCCGTGACCCCTGTTTCTAAGAAGTCCAAGCTAGCTTCGGCTGAGAAGTCCGGTGATTCTTTTAACCATTCATTTATTTCCTACTAATGTTAATAAGCCTCAAATTTGT carries:
- the LOC111795561 gene encoding histone deacetylase HDT1-like, with the protein product MEFWGVEVKPGQALSVKPGDQKYLHLSQATLGELKKDKSKESVTIFLKIDEQKLVLGILSAEKFPQLSFDLVFEKEFELSHNGKSGSIYCMGYQASAEDQEHEEYSDSDFGSEDEELALQHVPNGKPSQKEEKSIVGKHSSLKPETSKKTHSKSLEPSKEDEDDDSEDDDESDDEDSSDESDEEMLGSDSDSDDEDDDIESEEETPKKKVESNKKRSNDSASVTPVSKKSKLASAEKSDAKKGGHTATPHPAKKPVKTPAKAATPKSGGQFSCKSCDRSFGSDGALQSHGKAKHSGGK